In the genome of Candidatus Omnitrophota bacterium, one region contains:
- a CDS encoding DUF2934 domain-containing protein, whose product MRLGRKTSSRKAVSKAIAKQEFETQKTTPGAQLAPDQIQDAIRLKAYELYMQRGCQNGNDFQDWLAAEQLVLQTLSN is encoded by the coding sequence ATGAGACTTGGCAGAAAAACAAGCAGCAGAAAGGCCGTCAGCAAAGCCATTGCCAAACAGGAATTTGAAACGCAAAAAACAACCCCCGGCGCACAATTGGCTCCCGATCAGATCCAGGACGCCATCCGCCTGAAAGCCTACGAGCTTTATATGCAGCGGGGCTGTCAGAATGGCAATGATTTCCAGGATTGGCTGGCCGCGGAACAGTTGGTTTTGCAGACCCTTTCCAATTAG
- the moaC gene encoding cyclic pyranopterin monophosphate synthase MoaC, which yields MPLNKRSRAGMVDISSKDVTVRRAVAQGVITLSPAAFKALITGRSPKGDVLETARIAGIMAAKSTPALIPLCHPLVLEKIKVECLPQKSKHAVLVTAEVLCSGKTGVEMEALAAVSVACLTIYDMMKWAGQDMVISGIRLMHKSGGKSGNFDRGKT from the coding sequence ATGCCTTTGAATAAAAGATCGCGCGCGGGAATGGTGGACATCAGTTCCAAAGATGTTACGGTCCGCCGGGCTGTGGCACAAGGCGTTATAACTTTATCACCCGCCGCGTTCAAGGCCCTGATCACCGGCCGGTCGCCCAAAGGCGATGTTTTAGAGACAGCAAGGATCGCCGGCATCATGGCCGCGAAATCCACACCGGCCCTCATTCCTTTGTGCCATCCGCTGGTCCTGGAAAAAATCAAAGTCGAATGTCTGCCTCAAAAGAGCAAACACGCGGTCCTTGTGACAGCCGAGGTTTTGTGTTCGGGAAAAACCGGGGTTGAAATGGAAGCTCTGGCTGCGGTGTCCGTTGCCTGCCTGACCATTTATGACATGATGAAATGGGCGGGGCAGGACATGGTCATTTCCGGGATCCGTTTGATGCATAAAAGCGGCGGTAAAAGCGGTAACTTTGACCGGGGTAAAACATGA
- the gpmI gene encoding 2,3-bisphosphoglycerate-independent phosphoglycerate mutase, which translates to MSYELKKLSGFSGRPGPLLLVIMDGIGIGKHDDSDGVFLAKTPCLDELMQSKLYTQLKAHGTAVGMPSDDDMGNSEVGHNALGAGRVFDQGAKLVQKSIDSGAVFQTKLWKDLVERVKGENKIFHLIGLLSDGNVHAHIDQLLAMVRRCAQDGVKRLRIHALLDGRDVYEKSALTYIEKAEAVLKEVNNTSKGYDYRIASGGGRMVTTMDRYNADWAIVERGWKAHVLGKGRRFASAAEAVQTCYNEDPAITDQYLDPFVIEDDGSPVGTIEDGDSVVFFNFRGDRAIELSMAFEQKDFNKFDRVRVPDVLFAGMMQYDGDLHIPKNFLVDPPQIEGPVGVYMCANGITSFALSETQKYGHVTYFWNGNKSGYVDNKLETYVEILSDKVRFDQAPKMKAAQITEKTIELLRSGQYRFGRINFPNGDMVGHTGVPQAIIIAVEAVDQGLAELLAVIKELNGIAVVLADHGNADEMFIVKDGKKQVSTAHSLNPVPCAIVDAQYNGEYEMAQLSQQGLANVAATLLNLLGYEAPGDYAPSLIKFTR; encoded by the coding sequence ATGTCTTATGAATTAAAAAAATTGTCTGGCTTTTCCGGACGCCCGGGGCCTTTGCTGCTGGTCATCATGGACGGGATCGGCATCGGTAAACACGACGACAGCGATGGTGTTTTTTTGGCAAAAACGCCGTGTTTGGATGAACTGATGCAGTCCAAATTGTACACGCAATTGAAAGCCCACGGCACTGCCGTCGGCATGCCTTCCGATGACGATATGGGCAACAGCGAGGTGGGGCATAATGCCCTGGGCGCTGGCCGCGTTTTTGACCAGGGCGCCAAACTCGTCCAAAAGTCCATTGACAGCGGCGCTGTTTTCCAGACCAAATTGTGGAAAGACCTGGTTGAACGGGTCAAGGGCGAGAACAAGATATTCCATTTGATAGGGCTTTTGTCCGACGGCAACGTGCACGCGCATATTGACCAGTTGTTGGCCATGGTCCGCCGCTGTGCCCAGGACGGCGTCAAACGCCTGCGGATCCACGCGCTTTTAGACGGGCGCGATGTTTATGAGAAAAGCGCTTTGACCTATATTGAAAAGGCCGAGGCCGTTCTCAAAGAGGTCAATAATACTTCCAAGGGCTATGATTATCGCATCGCTTCCGGCGGGGGGCGCATGGTCACCACCATGGACCGCTACAATGCCGATTGGGCGATCGTTGAGCGCGGCTGGAAAGCGCATGTGTTGGGCAAAGGCCGGCGTTTCGCTTCCGCGGCCGAGGCCGTGCAGACCTGCTATAACGAAGACCCGGCCATCACCGACCAGTATCTGGATCCTTTCGTCATTGAGGACGACGGCTCTCCGGTCGGGACCATTGAGGACGGCGATTCGGTCGTATTTTTTAACTTCCGCGGGGACAGGGCCATTGAACTGTCCATGGCGTTCGAGCAAAAGGATTTCAATAAGTTTGACCGTGTGCGCGTGCCGGACGTGCTTTTTGCCGGCATGATGCAATATGATGGGGACCTGCATATCCCGAAGAATTTTCTCGTTGATCCGCCGCAGATCGAAGGCCCCGTCGGCGTTTATATGTGCGCCAACGGCATCACCTCATTCGCCCTTTCCGAAACGCAAAAATACGGCCACGTGACCTATTTCTGGAACGGCAATAAAAGCGGTTATGTGGATAACAAGCTTGAAACCTACGTTGAGATCCTTTCGGACAAGGTCCGTTTTGACCAGGCGCCGAAGATGAAAGCGGCCCAGATCACTGAAAAGACCATTGAATTGCTCCGGTCCGGTCAATACAGGTTCGGCCGCATCAATTTTCCAAACGGCGACATGGTCGGCCATACGGGTGTGCCCCAGGCCATCATCATCGCCGTTGAGGCGGTGGACCAGGGGTTGGCCGAACTTTTGGCTGTTATTAAGGAATTGAACGGTATTGCCGTGGTTTTGGCGGACCACGGCAACGCGGATGAGATGTTCATTGTCAAGGACGGCAAAAAACAGGTGAGCACAGCGCATTCGCTCAACCCCGTGCCATGCGCCATCGTGGATGCCCAATATAACGGCGAATATGAAATGGCGCAATTATCTCAACAGGGATTGGCCAATGTCGCCGCCACCTTATTGAATTTACTGGGGTATGAGGCCCCCGGAGATTATGCCCCGTCCCTGATCAAATTCACGCGTTAA
- a CDS encoding CHASE2 domain-containing protein: MQKELIAIELFCMLSKIKRSAPILFISLLFATASFYLLVSLPFLNIIHRQSYDALFKIEYKLRPPPLAINDILLVVIDNATLKNMPQRWPYSRATFATVIKNLKKAEAKTIAFDFVFWGKTDPQEDATLIQAVDEGKVILPCLINEDGMIEFSDLPGPTTAFYSGVVTKIQDRNGVIRRNLTYIVNKNEPLKGILSWEMQILKAVRSIDLSTLVSNGDIVSFQNDAGEKWMIPVEPSTKAFPIHFRAHAADFNRISFINVLKGNFDPDKVKGKIIILGTLSSLFGDLYPTPIGWLPGIAINANAFLDLYTHDFLKNIPAPIELCVILLTVIISGLLVVLFKTKKAILLISLEISLILTMTYALLIHGYLWNYFLIAVLTMVCPFAAKKVCLNWRTYEQ, from the coding sequence ATGCAAAAAGAATTAATTGCTATAGAATTATTTTGTATGTTATCCAAGATCAAACGCTCCGCCCCCATCCTTTTTATTAGCCTGCTCTTTGCGACCGCTTCTTTCTATTTACTCGTCTCTCTGCCTTTTCTAAACATCATCCATAGACAATCCTACGATGCCCTCTTTAAAATAGAATATAAGTTAAGGCCTCCTCCTTTAGCGATCAATGATATCCTACTTGTGGTCATTGACAACGCTACGCTCAAGAACATGCCCCAGCGCTGGCCATATTCACGTGCCACGTTCGCGACAGTCATCAAAAACCTTAAAAAGGCCGAAGCAAAGACCATTGCGTTTGATTTTGTGTTCTGGGGCAAAACAGATCCTCAAGAAGATGCCACCCTTATCCAGGCGGTGGATGAAGGAAAGGTCATTCTCCCCTGCCTGATCAATGAAGATGGAATGATAGAATTCTCTGACCTGCCGGGTCCAACCACGGCGTTTTATTCCGGTGTTGTCACAAAAATTCAAGATAGAAACGGCGTCATACGCAGGAACCTCACCTACATTGTGAATAAAAATGAACCGCTCAAGGGGATCCTTTCATGGGAGATGCAGATCCTTAAAGCCGTAAGATCGATCGACCTCTCAACCTTAGTCAGCAACGGGGACATTGTTTCGTTTCAAAACGATGCCGGCGAAAAATGGATGATCCCCGTAGAGCCCTCTACAAAAGCTTTTCCCATTCATTTTCGCGCGCACGCGGCGGATTTTAACCGGATCTCTTTTATTAATGTGCTCAAGGGAAATTTTGATCCTGATAAAGTAAAGGGTAAAATTATTATCCTGGGAACTCTTTCTTCTTTGTTTGGCGATCTATACCCTACCCCCATTGGTTGGCTGCCCGGCATTGCGATCAATGCAAACGCCTTCTTGGATCTCTATACACATGATTTTCTGAAAAATATACCAGCACCCATAGAGCTTTGTGTTATACTTCTAACTGTAATTATTTCCGGGCTGTTGGTCGTGCTGTTCAAAACCAAAAAAGCGATTTTACTGATCTCCTTGGAAATATCTCTTATTTTAACAATGACTTACGCGCTGCTGATCCACGGTTACCTTTGGAACTATTTTCTTATTGCTGTTTTAACAATGGTCTGTCCGTTCGCGGCCAAGAAGGTTTGTCTGAACTGGAGGACATATGAACAATAA
- a CDS encoding peptide chain release factor-like protein: MVRKEDVVETFVRSSGPGGQNVNKVATCVQLWHRPTGIRVKCQKYRFQHLNRQEAWGLLARAVEKKFEQEYQQLRQARAKKRRQDRQRSRAAKERMLEEKKKHAQKKQQRKKNAFE; encoded by the coding sequence ATGGTCCGCAAGGAAGATGTTGTTGAAACGTTTGTCCGTTCTTCCGGGCCCGGCGGGCAGAACGTCAACAAGGTCGCCACCTGTGTGCAGTTATGGCACCGGCCGACGGGGATCAGGGTCAAATGCCAGAAATACCGTTTCCAGCATCTCAACCGGCAGGAGGCCTGGGGCTTGCTGGCGCGTGCCGTTGAAAAAAAATTTGAGCAGGAATATCAGCAGTTAAGGCAGGCCCGGGCGAAAAAACGCCGTCAGGACCGTCAGCGTTCGCGGGCGGCCAAGGAGCGCATGCTGGAAGAAAAAAAGAAGCACGCGCAAAAAAAACAACAGCGGAAAAAAAATGCCTTTGAATAA